In Alteracholeplasma palmae J233, a single genomic region encodes these proteins:
- a CDS encoding ABC transporter ATP-binding protein, producing the protein MIKKFISYYRPYKKLFLLDFICAVIAAFLEIGFPVIVNKVIREYIPQKELVLVITAIIALLGFYLMSALLQYIVTYFGHKLGHLIERDLRKDLFKHLTEQPFAFYDDRKTGELMSRITTDLFEIGEVAHHGPEDIFISISTLIATFVLMYLVNPYLALITIALVPVISALIIYFNKKMIKVNKRIYNRLADFNSGLENTISGIRVVKAFSNETFEQDKFEKLNEGYKDAKLEFYQVMGLSHTTNHFLMKLLSLVALLLSSYFFIKGYITDYSDIIYFILLTNVLIRPIEKMNAVIESYPKGIAGFKRYLELMHIKPTIVDSEHATELTVVNGEVEYKNVSFSYGDDKHVLSNISFKIQAGQTVAFVGPSGAGKTTLCNLLPRFYDIDKGDILIDGKSIQSVTLSSLKENIGMVQQEVFLFNGTVRENILYGKLNATDDEINEALKLAQLDEVIANMKDGIHTIIGYRGIKLSGGQRQRLAIARMFLKNPPILILDEATSALDTKTESDIQASLEKLSKGRTTLVIAHRLTTIKNADKIFVVTQDGIFEEGTHEELLSKKGLYASLYQEQFQSI; encoded by the coding sequence ATGATTAAAAAATTTATAAGTTACTATAGGCCATATAAAAAGTTATTTTTACTAGATTTTATATGCGCAGTAATAGCCGCTTTTTTAGAAATAGGTTTTCCAGTAATAGTTAATAAAGTCATAAGAGAATATATTCCACAAAAAGAATTAGTCTTAGTAATTACAGCTATTATCGCTTTATTAGGCTTTTATCTTATGAGTGCCTTATTACAATATATTGTGACATATTTTGGTCATAAATTAGGGCATTTAATTGAAAGAGATTTAAGAAAAGATTTGTTTAAGCATTTAACAGAACAACCCTTTGCGTTTTATGATGATAGAAAAACTGGGGAATTAATGTCAAGAATCACAACTGATTTATTTGAAATTGGAGAAGTTGCCCACCATGGACCAGAAGATATTTTTATTTCTATTTCAACGTTGATCGCAACCTTTGTATTAATGTATTTAGTGAATCCATACTTAGCACTTATTACAATCGCTTTAGTTCCAGTTATTTCCGCTTTAATCATATACTTTAATAAGAAGATGATAAAAGTGAATAAAAGAATTTATAATAGACTAGCTGACTTTAATTCTGGATTAGAAAACACAATTAGTGGTATTAGAGTAGTCAAAGCATTTTCTAATGAAACATTTGAACAAGATAAATTTGAAAAGTTAAACGAAGGTTACAAAGACGCTAAACTTGAGTTTTACCAAGTGATGGGACTGAGTCATACAACAAATCATTTTTTAATGAAACTATTAAGCTTGGTCGCACTACTTTTAAGTTCTTATTTTTTCATTAAAGGTTATATTACAGACTATAGCGATATCATTTATTTTATCTTATTAACCAATGTGTTAATCAGACCTATTGAAAAAATGAATGCGGTGATAGAAAGTTATCCAAAGGGAATTGCTGGATTTAAAAGATACTTAGAATTAATGCATATTAAGCCTACAATAGTCGATAGTGAGCATGCGACTGAATTGACTGTAGTGAATGGAGAAGTAGAATATAAAAACGTCTCTTTTTCATATGGAGATGATAAGCATGTTTTATCAAATATCAGTTTTAAAATACAAGCAGGACAAACGGTTGCTTTTGTAGGCCCATCAGGAGCAGGTAAAACAACCCTCTGTAATTTATTACCAAGATTTTATGATATAGATAAAGGTGATATTTTAATTGATGGAAAGTCGATCCAATCAGTTACTTTATCATCCTTAAAAGAAAATATTGGCATGGTTCAACAAGAAGTATTTTTATTTAATGGTACTGTAAGAGAAAATATTCTTTATGGAAAACTAAACGCAACTGATGATGAAATAAACGAAGCCCTTAAACTAGCTCAATTAGATGAAGTTATTGCCAATATGAAAGATGGTATTCATACGATTATAGGATATAGAGGAATCAAATTATCAGGAGGGCAAAGACAAAGATTAGCGATTGCTAGAATGTTTTTAAAGAATCCTCCAATATTGATCTTAGATGAGGCAACAAGTGCCCTAGATACTAAAACAGAATCTGATATACAAGCATCACTTGAAAAGTTATCTAAAGGAAGAACG
- a CDS encoding DNA polymerase III subunit alpha translates to MSTFHIQTEYSLLNSSLKLEELFSKAKENNYDFLTMADNQNLYGMYRFYQLSKKYDIKPIIGLKVYFHYNLSETNLLVYAKNDKGIKNLIKLSTLLQTSTEEITLEKIKDYDEGLFFITPGLNSFFENSLLKQERKNAYTYLEELKSSFKEVYVGLSLQSNELTSIAKEIVEIAEELKTKILITNQSNYLEKEDKVAYDALRQIDNNQNEIDSMDLSFLTKEELIEKYKDYPYVFDNGDALAQKIEYQAPFNQQVLLPKFKTKNNVSSSEYLEALAKVGLKKRLEGTDKNSSIYQERLMHELKVINDMGYADYFLIVYDFVKYAKTNDILVGPGRGSAAGSLVSYCLGITDIDPIFYDLLFERFLNPERKTMPDIDLDFPDNKRDQVIAYVKEKYGKDHIAYIITFGTFALRSSIRDIARVMKIDVSRVNGIIKRVLDDRIDYSDSETVRLLTVAKRIEGLKRHTGTHAAGIILSNDKLTDIIPLQKGMHEMYQTQFEATDLEKLGLLKIDFLGIRNLAIIDEVMKLANLNFKIQDITLDDEKTYELLSSAKTTGIFQLESTGMRQVLRKLKPSNFEDIVSILALYRPGPMDHIDEFIERRHGKTYQQIDTSIQEILDKTYGIIIYQEQIMQIASKFANYTLAEADLLRRGISKKDLSILENERKRFVEKAILNHQNEKTAQTIYDYIVRFANYGFNRSHSVSYAMVAYQMAYLKANYFKTFMTVLLTSVINNPKQTLDYIGEAKQQGIRMMKPNILYSTFEYKETKEGILLPLTMIKGLGNQIVKKIIEKRNQENFKNYDDFKIKTKDIINEKILSVLIFSGALDCFNLSKRTLYENRNLDVVLYGQYLTDYKPKIYDEYDLGTLIEQEFNAYGFNLFYSPLILFGSFKEKENIKDIEEQMHKDSITFVGNVVHIKKIKTKKNQEMAFIKTSDGKLEVELTVFPNEYERYIKTMKPTYYIIQARKDKNTYILTSMKEILGV, encoded by the coding sequence ACCTTTTAGTATATGCTAAAAATGATAAAGGTATAAAAAACTTAATTAAACTATCTACCCTGTTACAAACCTCAACTGAAGAAATCACTTTAGAAAAAATAAAAGACTATGATGAAGGACTTTTTTTTATCACTCCAGGCTTGAATTCATTTTTTGAAAATAGTTTGTTAAAACAAGAAAGAAAAAATGCTTATACATATTTAGAAGAACTAAAATCAAGTTTCAAAGAAGTCTATGTTGGACTCTCTTTACAAAGTAATGAACTCACTAGTATTGCAAAAGAAATAGTTGAAATTGCAGAAGAACTTAAAACAAAGATTCTTATAACAAACCAATCGAATTATTTAGAAAAAGAAGATAAGGTTGCTTATGATGCTTTAAGACAAATTGATAACAATCAAAATGAGATTGATTCTATGGATTTATCTTTTTTAACTAAAGAAGAACTTATTGAAAAATATAAAGATTACCCTTATGTCTTTGATAATGGTGATGCCCTAGCTCAAAAAATAGAGTATCAAGCACCCTTTAACCAGCAAGTTTTACTTCCAAAGTTTAAAACTAAGAATAATGTATCTTCTAGTGAATACTTAGAGGCTTTAGCTAAAGTTGGACTTAAAAAAAGATTAGAAGGCACTGATAAAAACTCAAGTATTTATCAAGAAAGATTAATGCATGAGTTAAAAGTCATTAATGATATGGGTTATGCTGATTATTTTTTAATTGTTTATGATTTTGTTAAATATGCTAAAACTAATGATATCTTAGTAGGGCCAGGAAGAGGATCAGCGGCAGGATCACTTGTTTCATACTGCCTAGGAATTACTGATATAGACCCTATTTTTTATGACCTCTTATTTGAAAGATTTTTGAATCCAGAAAGAAAGACAATGCCTGATATCGACTTAGATTTTCCAGATAACAAAAGGGATCAAGTGATTGCCTATGTAAAAGAAAAATACGGAAAAGACCACATTGCCTATATTATTACATTTGGAACCTTTGCCTTAAGATCATCTATTAGAGATATTGCCAGAGTCATGAAAATAGATGTTTCTAGGGTAAATGGTATTATCAAAAGAGTATTAGATGATAGAATTGACTATTCTGATAGTGAAACAGTAAGACTACTTACGGTTGCTAAAAGAATAGAAGGATTAAAAAGACATACAGGTACACATGCTGCAGGTATTATCTTAAGTAATGATAAGTTAACAGATATTATTCCCTTACAAAAAGGCATGCATGAGATGTATCAAACACAATTTGAGGCAACAGACTTAGAAAAATTAGGTCTTCTTAAGATAGACTTTTTAGGCATTAGAAATTTAGCTATTATTGATGAAGTAATGAAATTAGCAAACTTGAATTTTAAAATTCAAGACATTACTTTAGACGATGAAAAAACTTATGAACTTTTATCAAGTGCTAAAACAACAGGTATCTTCCAATTAGAATCAACAGGAATGAGACAAGTATTAAGAAAACTCAAACCATCTAATTTTGAAGATATTGTTTCAATTCTTGCCTTATATAGACCAGGACCAATGGATCATATTGATGAATTTATTGAAAGAAGACATGGTAAAACTTATCAACAAATCGATACGAGTATTCAAGAAATACTAGATAAAACCTATGGTATTATTATCTACCAGGAACAAATTATGCAAATAGCCTCAAAATTTGCCAATTATACTTTAGCAGAAGCGGATTTATTAAGAAGAGGTATTTCTAAAAAAGATTTATCAATTCTAGAAAATGAAAGAAAAAGATTTGTTGAAAAAGCTATTTTAAATCATCAAAATGAAAAAACTGCTCAGACAATCTATGATTATATTGTCAGATTTGCTAATTACGGCTTTAACAGAAGCCATAGTGTTTCTTATGCGATGGTTGCTTATCAAATGGCTTATTTAAAGGCAAACTACTTTAAGACCTTTATGACAGTCCTTTTAACAAGTGTCATTAATAATCCAAAACAAACCCTTGATTATATTGGTGAAGCTAAACAACAAGGCATTCGCATGATGAAACCTAATATTTTATATAGTACATTTGAATATAAAGAAACTAAAGAAGGCATTTTACTGCCTCTAACAATGATTAAAGGTTTGGGTAATCAGATTGTTAAGAAAATAATTGAAAAAAGAAATCAAGAAAATTTTAAGAATTATGATGACTTTAAGATTAAAACAAAAGATATTATTAATGAAAAAATACTTTCAGTACTTATCTTTTCAGGAGCTTTAGATTGTTTTAATTTAAGCAAGAGAACATTATATGAAAATAGAAATTTAGATGTTGTTTTATATGGACAATATCTAACTGATTACAAGCCTAAAATATATGATGAATATGATCTTGGAACACTCATTGAACAAGAATTTAATGCCTATGGGTTTAATTTATTTTATAGCCCACTGATTCTTTTTGGCTCATTTAAAGAAAAAGAAAATATCAAAGATATTGAAGAACAAATGCATAAAGATAGCATTACTTTTGTTGGTAATGTCGTTCATATCAAAAAAATTAAAACTAAGAAAAATCAAGAAATGGCATTTATAAAAACAAGTGATGGCAAGTTAGAAGTAGAACTTACAGTCTTTCCTAATGAATATGAAAGATATATAAAAACAATGAAACCAACATATTATATTATTCAGGCAAGAAAAGATAAAAATACATATATATTAACAAGCATGAAAGAAATTTTAGGAGTTTAA